Proteins from one Parvibaculum lavamentivorans DS-1 genomic window:
- a CDS encoding dihydrolipoyl dehydrogenase family protein yields MAKRIKADICVIGAGSGGLSVAAGAAQMGARTVLIERDAMGGDCLNTGCVPSKALLAAAKQAYGMGAGEPFGIAPAKAQVDFGKVQDHVHSVIAAIAPNDSVARFEALGVTVIKDHGRFRDASTVIAGNAEITARRFVVATGSRAAVPPIPGLDKVPFYTNENLFENRDCPSHLIIVGGGPIGMEMAQAHCRLGARVTVLEGQRAFTRDDPELSAIVIDRLRRDGVEILEGVKVLSVSGEAGKISVTIEDKDETRTIEGSHILIATGRRANVEGLDLEKAGIEYDARGLKLDDRLRTTNKRVFGVGDVAGGLQFTHVAGYHAGIVIRNALFRVPARADHSAVPWVTFTDPELAHVGETEASARDRNMKINVLRWHLGENDRAQAERQTEGVIKVITDTHARVLGATIVGPHAGELILPWVLAKSQALKLSAMASVIAPYPTLSEISKRVAGSYYTPTLFSPKTRMLVRFLGLFG; encoded by the coding sequence ATGGCCAAACGGATCAAGGCTGACATCTGTGTCATCGGCGCGGGCTCGGGCGGCCTCTCTGTCGCGGCGGGCGCCGCGCAGATGGGCGCACGCACGGTGCTGATCGAACGCGACGCGATGGGCGGCGACTGCCTCAATACCGGTTGCGTGCCATCGAAGGCGCTGCTCGCCGCCGCGAAACAGGCCTATGGCATGGGCGCGGGCGAACCCTTCGGCATCGCGCCGGCAAAGGCGCAGGTCGATTTCGGCAAGGTGCAGGATCACGTTCACAGCGTCATCGCCGCCATCGCGCCAAACGATTCCGTGGCCCGCTTCGAGGCGCTAGGCGTCACCGTGATCAAGGATCATGGCCGCTTCAGGGACGCGAGCACAGTGATCGCCGGCAATGCGGAAATCACCGCCCGGCGCTTCGTCGTCGCCACCGGCTCGCGCGCCGCCGTGCCGCCGATCCCCGGCCTCGACAAGGTGCCGTTCTATACAAACGAAAATCTCTTCGAGAACCGCGATTGTCCGAGCCATCTCATCATTGTCGGCGGCGGCCCCATCGGAATGGAAATGGCTCAGGCGCATTGCCGTCTCGGCGCACGCGTGACGGTGCTGGAGGGACAGCGCGCCTTCACCCGCGACGACCCGGAACTCTCCGCCATCGTCATCGACCGGCTTCGCCGCGACGGCGTCGAAATTCTTGAAGGCGTGAAGGTGTTGAGCGTGTCGGGCGAAGCGGGAAAGATTTCCGTCACCATCGAGGACAAGGACGAGACGCGAACCATCGAGGGTTCGCACATCCTTATTGCGACCGGCCGCCGCGCCAATGTCGAAGGGCTCGATCTTGAAAAGGCGGGCATCGAATATGACGCACGCGGGCTGAAGCTCGACGACCGGTTGCGCACGACGAACAAGCGCGTCTTCGGCGTGGGCGATGTCGCCGGCGGATTGCAGTTCACCCATGTTGCGGGCTATCACGCCGGCATCGTCATCCGCAACGCGCTCTTCCGCGTGCCCGCGCGCGCCGACCACAGCGCGGTGCCATGGGTGACCTTCACCGATCCCGAGCTTGCCCATGTCGGCGAGACCGAAGCCTCGGCGCGCGACCGCAACATGAAGATCAACGTGCTGCGCTGGCATCTCGGCGAAAACGACCGCGCCCAGGCCGAGCGGCAGACCGAAGGCGTCATCAAAGTCATCACCGATACCCATGCCCGCGTCCTTGGCGCGACGATTGTGGGGCCGCATGCGGGCGAACTGATCCTGCCCTGGGTGCTGGCGAAGTCGCAGGCCCTCAAACTGAGCGCCATGGCGAGCGTGATCGCGCCTTACCCGACGCTCTCCGAGATCAGCAAGCGCGTGGCGGGCAGCTACTACACGCCGACGCTGTTCAGCCCGAAGACGCGGATGCTTGTGCGCTTTCTCGGCCTCTTCGGTTAA
- a CDS encoding sensor histidine kinase: protein MRATAEGECRIGEGWWRRLSRPLRGSLSRRLLVLTILFVMLAEVLIFVPSVANFRLNWLDQRLAAAQIASLALEARPDNMVSPALREELLKNAQVYAVALRRDDARRLVLSEDMPPMVDTSFDLRDAMAMRLVMDAFETLLAGDGRIVLVTGNPHFGAGESIEIVLDETPLRRAMLRYSKNIFLLSFVISIITASLVFVVLHFVLVRPMRRITENMVAFRDNPEDARRVMAPSLRADEIGVAERELSVMQKEIRATLSQKAHLASLGVAVSKINHDLRNILASAQLISDRLGAVDDPTVQHLAPRLFASIDRAIDLCTNSLKFGRAEETAPQRRRIPLASFADEVAEAAWPDHELVRWVNDVPADLEVDADPDQLFRILLNLTRNAAQALTDGQAGHARGGEMRIAAHRAADHIHIDLSDTGPGLPAKAREHLFEPFSGGTRADGTGLGLAIAAELARMHGGHIELLKSDASGTTFRICIPDDAGTPHECAEAEGLAAAFPQRN, encoded by the coding sequence ATGAGAGCAACGGCGGAAGGCGAATGCAGGATCGGGGAGGGCTGGTGGCGGCGCCTCTCGCGGCCGCTGCGCGGCTCGCTCTCGCGCCGTCTCCTCGTGCTCACGATCCTTTTCGTCATGCTGGCCGAAGTGCTGATCTTCGTACCGTCGGTTGCGAACTTCCGGTTGAACTGGCTCGATCAGCGGCTGGCGGCGGCGCAGATCGCCTCTCTCGCGCTCGAGGCGCGGCCCGACAACATGGTCTCGCCTGCGCTCCGCGAGGAACTGCTGAAGAATGCGCAAGTCTATGCCGTGGCGCTCCGCCGCGACGACGCCCGCCGCCTGGTGCTGAGCGAGGATATGCCGCCCATGGTCGACACGAGCTTCGACCTTCGCGATGCCATGGCGATGCGGCTCGTTATGGATGCGTTCGAAACGCTGCTGGCCGGCGACGGGCGGATCGTCCTGGTGACCGGCAACCCGCATTTCGGCGCGGGCGAGTCCATAGAAATCGTTCTCGACGAGACGCCGCTTCGCCGCGCCATGCTCCGCTACAGCAAGAATATTTTTCTGCTTTCATTCGTCATCTCGATCATCACGGCGAGCCTCGTCTTCGTCGTCCTTCATTTCGTGCTTGTCCGGCCGATGCGTCGCATCACCGAAAACATGGTTGCCTTCCGCGACAATCCGGAAGATGCGCGGCGTGTCATGGCGCCGTCCTTGCGCGCCGACGAGATCGGCGTTGCCGAACGCGAACTGTCGGTGATGCAAAAGGAAATCAGGGCGACATTGAGCCAGAAGGCGCATCTCGCCTCGCTCGGCGTTGCAGTCAGCAAGATCAACCATGATTTGCGGAACATTCTTGCCAGCGCCCAGCTCATTTCGGACCGCCTCGGCGCGGTGGACGATCCGACCGTGCAGCATCTGGCGCCACGCCTCTTTGCTTCCATAGACCGCGCAATCGATCTTTGCACCAATTCGCTGAAGTTCGGGCGGGCGGAGGAAACGGCGCCGCAGCGCCGCCGCATCCCGCTCGCTTCTTTCGCCGACGAAGTGGCGGAAGCCGCCTGGCCGGACCATGAGCTTGTGCGCTGGGTGAACGACGTGCCCGCCGATCTCGAAGTGGATGCGGATCCCGATCAATTGTTTCGCATCCTGCTCAATCTCACGCGCAACGCGGCACAGGCGCTGACCGATGGCCAGGCGGGGCATGCGCGCGGCGGCGAGATGCGCATCGCCGCCCACCGCGCTGCCGATCACATCCATATCGACTTGTCGGACACCGGCCCCGGCCTGCCCGCCAAGGCACGCGAACATCTTTTCGAGCCTTTCTCGGGCGGCACGCGCGCGGATGGCACCGGACTTGGCCTTGCTATCGCTGCGGAACTTGCGCGCATGCATGGCGGGCACATAGAACTCTTGAAAAGCGATGCGTCGGGAACGACCTTTCGCATCTGCATTCCGGATGATGCCGGAACACCTCACGAATGCGCCGAGGCCGAAGGTCTTGCCGCCGCATTCCCGCAGCGAAATTGA
- the otsB gene encoding trehalose-phosphatase, which translates to MDSMKEDGLPLPAPQPGWALFLDFDGTLTELAPSPDAVVVDPAMPQVLAGLLEGLGGAVAVVSGRSLAEVDRLLGVVLPGAGVHGLELRTHRDAEIRPPAEAEGIAVIASVLTPLVEADPRLILETKPGAVALHYRRAPEREKECRAAMKAAVAGTTGIHVIDGKMVLEAKPDHVNKGYAIENLMQVPPFAGRVPVFAGDDRTDEDGFGVVRALKGVTIKIGPGLSRAEYRVASVEAFIDWLKEVASVLSDTG; encoded by the coding sequence ATGGATTCGATGAAGGAAGACGGGCTGCCCTTGCCCGCCCCCCAACCCGGCTGGGCCCTGTTTCTCGATTTTGACGGTACGTTGACGGAGCTGGCTCCCTCGCCGGATGCCGTCGTTGTCGATCCGGCCATGCCGCAGGTTCTCGCCGGTCTTCTCGAAGGTCTTGGCGGTGCTGTCGCCGTCGTTTCCGGCCGCAGCCTTGCGGAGGTCGACCGGCTGCTGGGCGTTGTCCTTCCGGGCGCCGGTGTGCATGGGCTTGAACTGCGGACGCATCGCGACGCCGAAATCCGGCCCCCCGCCGAGGCGGAGGGGATTGCCGTAATCGCAAGTGTGCTCACGCCACTCGTCGAGGCCGATCCGCGGCTTATCCTGGAAACAAAGCCGGGTGCCGTCGCGCTTCACTACCGCCGCGCGCCTGAACGCGAAAAGGAGTGCCGTGCCGCCATGAAAGCGGCAGTCGCAGGCACGACCGGTATCCATGTGATCGACGGCAAGATGGTACTGGAGGCCAAGCCCGACCATGTGAACAAGGGCTATGCTATCGAAAATCTGATGCAGGTCCCGCCTTTTGCAGGCCGGGTGCCGGTCTTCGCGGGCGATGATCGCACCGATGAGGACGGCTTCGGGGTCGTCAGGGCGCTGAAAGGCGTTACGATAAAGATCGGGCCGGGACTTTCCCGTGCCGAATACCGGGTGGCTTCGGTCGAAGCCTTCATTGATTGGTTGAAAGAGGTGGCGTCGGTGTTGTCGGACACCGGCTGA
- a CDS encoding glycoside hydrolase family 15 protein codes for MSSLDLGIIGNGTYGALIDKWARIVWCCLPRLDGDPVFYDLLNKGPDGSEPPDENAPDQGFWSIEIENAASSRQFYRPNTAILVTELTDRDGNAIEICDFSPRFTRRERIFQPMTLVRRVRPLAGSPRIRIRLRPGFNYGAQAPSITRGSHHVRFFHSGFALRLSTNAPLTYLLDETIFNLTNPLSFIMGPDETLTGGVEETAREFEERTEDYWRRWVRRLALPLEWQQAVIRAAITLKLCCYEETGAIVAALTTSIPEMADSERNWDYRFCWLRDAFFVIRALNSLAEVETMENYLRYLGNIVGSAEEGHLQPVYGIGLETRLDEHIVETLPGYRGMGPVRRGNQAYEHFQHDVYGNVILAASQSFFDERLLQRATMADFERYEKVGERAYAMHAEPDAGMWELRTRARVHTSSSVMCWAACDRLARIAEHLGLMERARHWRRLADEIHATICKRAWNEELGAFTESFEGDQFDAGLLLMAEVNFIRPSDPRFQSTLLAIEKSLRRGQHMFRYATADDFGVPGNAFNICTFWYIDALARVGRTDEAREIFESILACRNSLGLLSEDIDPATGELWGNYPQTYSLVGIINAAMRLSRKWEDQV; via the coding sequence TTGTCGTCACTTGATCTCGGAATAATCGGAAACGGCACTTATGGTGCCCTCATCGACAAATGGGCCCGCATCGTCTGGTGCTGCCTTCCGCGGCTGGACGGCGATCCGGTCTTCTACGATCTCCTGAACAAGGGCCCGGACGGCAGCGAACCTCCAGACGAGAACGCCCCGGACCAGGGCTTCTGGTCGATCGAAATCGAAAACGCCGCCTCCTCGCGCCAGTTCTATCGCCCGAACACGGCAATCCTCGTTACCGAACTGACAGACCGCGACGGCAATGCCATCGAGATATGCGATTTTTCGCCTCGCTTCACCCGGCGGGAACGTATCTTCCAGCCGATGACCCTTGTGCGCCGTGTCCGCCCGCTGGCCGGTTCGCCCCGCATCCGCATCAGGCTCCGGCCCGGCTTCAACTACGGTGCCCAGGCGCCAAGCATCACGCGCGGCAGCCATCATGTGCGCTTCTTTCACAGCGGCTTCGCCCTGCGCCTGTCGACCAACGCGCCTCTCACTTATCTGCTCGACGAAACCATCTTCAATCTGACCAACCCCTTGAGCTTCATCATGGGCCCGGACGAGACGCTGACCGGCGGCGTGGAGGAAACCGCACGCGAATTCGAGGAGCGAACGGAGGACTATTGGAGGAGATGGGTACGCCGTCTTGCCCTGCCGCTCGAATGGCAACAGGCCGTCATCCGCGCCGCCATTACTCTCAAGCTCTGCTGCTACGAGGAAACCGGCGCCATAGTCGCGGCACTGACGACCAGCATTCCCGAAATGGCGGATAGCGAACGAAACTGGGACTACCGCTTCTGCTGGCTGCGCGACGCCTTTTTCGTGATCCGGGCGCTCAACTCGCTGGCCGAGGTCGAGACGATGGAAAATTACCTTCGTTATCTCGGCAACATTGTTGGCTCGGCGGAGGAAGGCCATCTCCAGCCCGTCTATGGCATCGGCCTCGAAACCCGCCTCGACGAGCATATTGTCGAAACGCTTCCGGGCTACCGGGGCATGGGCCCTGTCCGGCGCGGCAACCAGGCCTATGAGCACTTCCAGCACGACGTCTATGGCAATGTGATCCTCGCGGCGTCGCAATCCTTTTTCGACGAGCGGCTGCTGCAACGCGCCACCATGGCCGACTTTGAACGCTACGAGAAAGTAGGCGAGCGGGCCTATGCGATGCATGCGGAGCCGGATGCCGGCATGTGGGAGCTGCGGACCCGCGCCCGCGTCCACACATCATCAAGTGTCATGTGCTGGGCGGCCTGCGACCGGCTTGCCCGGATTGCCGAGCATCTCGGCCTGATGGAACGCGCCCGGCACTGGCGGAGGCTCGCCGACGAGATTCACGCAACCATCTGTAAACGCGCCTGGAACGAGGAACTGGGCGCGTTTACGGAAAGCTTTGAAGGCGACCAGTTCGATGCCGGGCTCTTGCTGATGGCGGAAGTCAACTTCATCCGGCCATCCGATCCACGCTTCCAGTCGACCCTGCTGGCCATCGAGAAGTCGCTCCGCCGGGGGCAGCACATGTTCCGTTATGCGACCGCTGACGATTTTGGGGTGCCCGGGAACGCATTCAATATTTGCACGTTTTGGTACATAGACGCCCTCGCCCGAGTCGGCAGGACGGATGAAGCAAGAGAGATTTTCGAGTCAATCCTGGCGTGCCGCAATAGTTTGGGTTTGCTCTCCGAAGATATCGATCCGGCCACCGGCGAGCTTTGGGGAAACTATCCGCAAACCTATTCCCTTGTCGGCATCATAAACGCAGCGATGCGTTTGAGCCGTAAATGGGAAGATCAGGTATGA
- the otsA gene encoding alpha,alpha-trehalose-phosphate synthase (UDP-forming), with product MSRLVVVSNRVGPVKDAARAGGLAVALVDALRARGGLWYGWSGKTDKRAVDYASIEDAESLSLATVDLTPEEYEDYYNGFANRCLWPLFHYRIDLTAFDRRYYEGYRRVNAKFARVLYPLLRADDTIWVHDYHFLAFGNELRQMGAEQPIGFFLHIPFPAREVLAALPHHDAMVRGLFAYDVLGFQTEQDCERFRDYVVREAHGIANGDKLHCFGRTVTIRAFPIGIDTEGFADIAANDKDARRQFDKVTKGLGDRTQIVGVDRLDYTKGIAERFQAYERLLQEYPDTRREVSYLQIAAASRGEVLEYRQMREELDGLSGHINGTFGDFDWTPLRYLNKPLPRRALAGLYRASKIGLVTPLRDGMNLVAKEYVAAQDPEDPGVLILSRFAGASYQMPEAVIVNPYDSKGVADALQIARYMSLQERRERFEALMKRLRAEDVAQWRDDFMSTLATVTRRRTISAVS from the coding sequence ATGAGTCGGCTAGTCGTCGTTTCCAATCGTGTCGGGCCGGTCAAGGATGCAGCGCGCGCGGGCGGTCTCGCCGTGGCGCTGGTGGACGCACTTCGCGCCCGCGGTGGGCTCTGGTACGGATGGAGCGGCAAGACGGACAAGCGCGCCGTCGATTACGCCTCGATAGAGGATGCCGAAAGCCTTTCCCTCGCCACCGTCGATCTGACCCCTGAGGAATACGAGGACTATTACAACGGCTTCGCCAACCGCTGCCTGTGGCCGCTTTTCCATTACCGGATCGACCTCACGGCCTTCGACCGCCGCTACTATGAAGGCTACCGCCGGGTGAACGCCAAATTTGCCCGCGTCCTTTATCCGCTGCTGCGGGCCGACGACACGATCTGGGTGCACGATTATCACTTCCTGGCCTTCGGCAACGAGCTCCGCCAGATGGGTGCCGAACAGCCGATCGGCTTTTTCCTTCACATTCCGTTTCCCGCGCGCGAAGTACTGGCGGCCCTGCCGCACCACGACGCCATGGTGCGGGGCCTTTTCGCCTATGATGTGCTGGGCTTCCAGACGGAACAGGATTGCGAACGCTTCCGCGACTATGTCGTGCGAGAGGCGCACGGTATTGCGAATGGCGACAAGCTCCACTGCTTCGGCCGCACCGTCACCATTAGAGCTTTCCCGATCGGTATCGATACGGAGGGCTTTGCCGATATCGCCGCCAACGACAAGGATGCGCGCCGGCAATTTGACAAGGTGACGAAGGGGCTTGGCGATCGCACCCAGATCGTTGGCGTGGACCGGCTCGATTACACGAAGGGTATTGCCGAACGCTTTCAGGCCTATGAGCGTCTGCTGCAGGAATATCCCGATACACGGCGGGAGGTTTCCTATCTTCAGATCGCGGCGGCATCGCGCGGCGAGGTGCTGGAATACCGCCAGATGCGCGAGGAACTCGATGGTCTGTCGGGCCATATCAACGGCACCTTCGGCGATTTCGACTGGACGCCGCTGCGCTATCTGAACAAGCCGCTGCCGCGCCGGGCGCTTGCCGGCCTTTACCGCGCCAGCAAGATCGGCCTCGTGACACCGCTCCGCGACGGCATGAACCTTGTCGCGAAGGAATATGTCGCGGCGCAGGACCCGGAAGATCCGGGCGTTCTCATCCTTTCGCGCTTCGCCGGGGCTTCCTATCAGATGCCGGAAGCGGTTATCGTGAACCCTTACGACAGCAAGGGAGTGGCGGATGCCCTGCAGATCGCGCGCTATATGAGCCTGCAGGAACGCCGCGAACGCTTTGAGGCGCTGATGAAAAGACTGAGGGCCGAAGATGTCGCCCAATGGCGCGACGACTTCATGTCGACGCTCGCTACCGTGACGCGACGGCGGACGATCTCGGCCGTATCGTGA
- the glk gene encoding glucokinase — translation MARRLHVDARYRDATADDLGRIVSLAGEASLLVADIGGTNARFALAASRNGRIEVSPPIIFQTADYASLELALSRFLEEAGRPLIGGVAACAAGPVQGTGAAAHIAMTNCPWDVTAATLTRVTDIKHPRLMNDFAALALSIPALTGPDLHAVGPARDAVAGAPVGILGAGTGLGVSTLVFDGGRDIVVAGEGGHVDLAASNVREAAVLAHLQSIYGHVSVERVLSGPGLVALYTALAALSGEEATPAPSPVEVAARARAGTCVLAEEAVRLFCGWLGAVAGDLALTVGARGGIYIGGGIVPGWLAAGPGLFDEALFRARFEAKGRFDAYLSDIPVFVIRRADAALLGLARAARAPL, via the coding sequence ATGGCGCGACGACTTCATGTCGACGCTCGCTACCGTGACGCGACGGCGGACGATCTCGGCCGTATCGTGAGCCTGGCGGGGGAGGCATCGCTGCTGGTCGCCGATATCGGCGGTACCAATGCACGCTTTGCGCTGGCGGCCTCGCGCAATGGCCGTATCGAGGTTTCTCCCCCCATCATCTTCCAGACCGCGGATTATGCGAGCCTCGAGCTGGCGCTCAGCCGCTTCCTCGAGGAGGCGGGCCGCCCGCTCATTGGCGGCGTTGCAGCCTGCGCCGCCGGGCCCGTGCAGGGGACGGGCGCAGCCGCGCATATCGCCATGACGAACTGCCCCTGGGACGTGACGGCCGCAACGCTGACGCGGGTGACGGACATTAAGCATCCGCGCCTGATGAACGACTTCGCGGCGCTGGCACTCTCGATCCCGGCCCTCACGGGGCCTGATCTTCATGCGGTCGGTCCTGCACGCGATGCGGTGGCGGGAGCGCCTGTCGGCATTCTCGGCGCAGGTACCGGCCTCGGCGTCTCGACGCTTGTGTTCGACGGCGGCCGCGACATTGTCGTGGCAGGCGAGGGCGGACATGTCGACCTTGCGGCTTCGAATGTGCGGGAGGCGGCGGTGCTCGCGCATCTCCAGTCGATCTATGGGCATGTTTCGGTCGAGCGCGTTCTGTCCGGTCCCGGCCTTGTCGCGCTTTACACCGCTCTTGCCGCACTGTCGGGCGAGGAGGCGACGCCCGCCCCATCGCCGGTGGAAGTGGCGGCGCGCGCGCGGGCTGGCACATGCGTCCTGGCGGAAGAAGCGGTTCGTCTGTTCTGCGGCTGGCTCGGCGCCGTGGCCGGCGATCTTGCGCTCACGGTCGGCGCCCGGGGCGGCATCTATATCGGCGGCGGCATCGTGCCCGGCTGGCTGGCGGCGGGACCCGGCCTTTTCGACGAGGCGCTTTTCCGCGCCCGCTTCGAGGCGAAGGGCCGCTTCGACGCTTATCTTTCCGATATCCCTGTCTTCGTCATCCGCAGGGCAGACGCGGCGCTTCTCGGCCTCGCTCGCGCCGCGCGCGCGCCTCTCTAG